One window of the Oncorhynchus keta strain PuntledgeMale-10-30-2019 chromosome 31, Oket_V2, whole genome shotgun sequence genome contains the following:
- the LOC118364539 gene encoding uncharacterized protein LOC118364539 isoform X2, with the protein MMDDVHSSLPESDKYMGVFDIIFSNGSVIANSTLMFGTTFMIIPTLAKGLLSIHIQSNKSKTLDLDLAYTEGQLPIKATLPLVARTTATVTYSPPSTTNTPAATTNTVALVSTASRSGRVGDGTASTAMISSGNITSLATINITSSHTLTTTATTTSPDQNSTISSITTHIPEDHITTISNITTHIPEEHITTISNITTHIPEEHITTISNITTHIPEDQKTTISNITTPSPGDPNITISNVSTHIPGDHNNTISNTTTPAPEDHNITISNITIPSPGDPNITISNVSTHIPGDHSNTISNTTTPITPKNPPQTSSTTHKTTENAAAVVAGSGEGVPGWGIALLVLAVLTLLILLILLILLLVWLCCRQRYGSFSPYNQINHGADIQMYSTHSRFDVPNGKPNDEMRGPSKNRTGMHVVNEY; encoded by the exons ATG ATGGATGACGTCCACAGCTCTTTGCCAGAGTCTGACAAATATATGGGTGTATTTGATATCATCTTCAG TAATGGATCAGTCATTGCAAACTCGACATTAATGTTTGGGACTACATTCATGATCATTCCAACTTTAGCTAAAGGTCTACTTTCCATTCATATCCAATCAAATAAATCCAAAACCCTTGACCTGGACCTCGCCTATACTGAAG GTCAACTTCCAATAAAAGCCACACTACCTCTTGTAGCACGTACAACAGCAACTGTAACTTACTCACCACCATCTACCACAAATACCCCTGCAGCAACGACTAATACAGTTGCCTTAGTTAGTACGGCTAGCCGTTCAGGAAGGGTCGGGGATGGAACTGCATCTACAGCAATGATTTCATCTGGCAACATCACCAGTCTTGCAACAATTAATATCACAAGTAGTCATACCCTCACAACCACAGCCACCACCACTAGTCCTGACCAAAACAGCACAATTAGCAGCATTACCACTCATATTCCTGAAGACCATATCACTACAATTAGCAACATTACCACTCATATTCCTGAAGAACATATCACTACAATTAGCAACATTACCACTCATATTCCTGAAGAACATATCACTACAATTAGCAACATTACCACTCATATTCCCGAAGACCAAAAGACTACAATTAGCAACATAACCACCCCTAGCCCTGGGGACCCTAACATAACAATTAGCAACGTAAGCACCCATATTCCTGGAGACCACAACAATACAATTAGCAACACAACCACCCCTGCTCCTGAAGACCACAACATTACAATTAGCAACATAACCATCCCTAGCCCTGGGGACCCTAACATAACAATTAGCAACGTAAGCACCCATATTCCTGGAGACCACAGCAATACAATTAGCAACACAACCACCCCTATTACCCCTAAAAATCCTCCCCAGACCAGTAGCACGACACATAAGACCACAGAGAATGCTGCAGCTGTAGTTGCTGGGAGCGGAGAGGGAGTCCCAGGATGGGGGATCGCTCTATTGGTACTGGCTGTCCTGACCTTGTTAATCCTCCTTATTCTCCTAATACTGCTG CTAGTGTGGTTGTGCTGTAGGCAGAGATATGGAAGTTTCAGCCCATATAACCAGATCAACCACGGGGCAGACATCCAAatgtactccacacacagccGCTTCGACGTGCCCAACGGCAAGCCTAAT
- the LOC118364539 gene encoding mucin-1 isoform X1 yields MEKRPIKFGIILILAVSALLFFADVVPVSRLWRATPSSSDKTTPATLSAYYLCVRITNQIYTESLNNQSSKEYKQLRKQVEQMMDDVHSSLPESDKYMGVFDIIFSNGSVIANSTLMFGTTFMIIPTLAKGLLSIHIQSNKSKTLDLDLAYTEGQLPIKATLPLVARTTATVTYSPPSTTNTPAATTNTVALVSTASRSGRVGDGTASTAMISSGNITSLATINITSSHTLTTTATTTSPDQNSTISSITTHIPEDHITTISNITTHIPEEHITTISNITTHIPEEHITTISNITTHIPEDQKTTISNITTPSPGDPNITISNVSTHIPGDHNNTISNTTTPAPEDHNITISNITIPSPGDPNITISNVSTHIPGDHSNTISNTTTPITPKNPPQTSSTTHKTTENAAAVVAGSGEGVPGWGIALLVLAVLTLLILLILLILLLVWLCCRQRYGSFSPYNQINHGADIQMYSTHSRFDVPNGKPNDEMRGPSKNRTGMHVVNEY; encoded by the exons CACTCCTTTTCTTTGCTGATGTTGTGCCTGTTTCCCGTTTGTGGAGGGCAACCCCCAGCAGCAGTGACAAGACCACCCCAGCTACGCTGTCCGCATACTACTTATGCGTCAGAATCACCAACCAGATTTACACTGAGTCACTCAATAATCAAAGCTCTAAGGAGTACAAACAGCTGAGGAAACAGGTGGAACAGATG ATGGATGACGTCCACAGCTCTTTGCCAGAGTCTGACAAATATATGGGTGTATTTGATATCATCTTCAG TAATGGATCAGTCATTGCAAACTCGACATTAATGTTTGGGACTACATTCATGATCATTCCAACTTTAGCTAAAGGTCTACTTTCCATTCATATCCAATCAAATAAATCCAAAACCCTTGACCTGGACCTCGCCTATACTGAAG GTCAACTTCCAATAAAAGCCACACTACCTCTTGTAGCACGTACAACAGCAACTGTAACTTACTCACCACCATCTACCACAAATACCCCTGCAGCAACGACTAATACAGTTGCCTTAGTTAGTACGGCTAGCCGTTCAGGAAGGGTCGGGGATGGAACTGCATCTACAGCAATGATTTCATCTGGCAACATCACCAGTCTTGCAACAATTAATATCACAAGTAGTCATACCCTCACAACCACAGCCACCACCACTAGTCCTGACCAAAACAGCACAATTAGCAGCATTACCACTCATATTCCTGAAGACCATATCACTACAATTAGCAACATTACCACTCATATTCCTGAAGAACATATCACTACAATTAGCAACATTACCACTCATATTCCTGAAGAACATATCACTACAATTAGCAACATTACCACTCATATTCCCGAAGACCAAAAGACTACAATTAGCAACATAACCACCCCTAGCCCTGGGGACCCTAACATAACAATTAGCAACGTAAGCACCCATATTCCTGGAGACCACAACAATACAATTAGCAACACAACCACCCCTGCTCCTGAAGACCACAACATTACAATTAGCAACATAACCATCCCTAGCCCTGGGGACCCTAACATAACAATTAGCAACGTAAGCACCCATATTCCTGGAGACCACAGCAATACAATTAGCAACACAACCACCCCTATTACCCCTAAAAATCCTCCCCAGACCAGTAGCACGACACATAAGACCACAGAGAATGCTGCAGCTGTAGTTGCTGGGAGCGGAGAGGGAGTCCCAGGATGGGGGATCGCTCTATTGGTACTGGCTGTCCTGACCTTGTTAATCCTCCTTATTCTCCTAATACTGCTG CTAGTGTGGTTGTGCTGTAGGCAGAGATATGGAAGTTTCAGCCCATATAACCAGATCAACCACGGGGCAGACATCCAAatgtactccacacacagccGCTTCGACGTGCCCAACGGCAAGCCTAAT